The genomic interval TAGTTTTACCGAACGATTCAAAAACAgtatgtaaacaaaactgtCCGTTTAACATGTCAGCTAACAGAGATTTCCAGTAGTTTAGCTAACTGTAACTCACCTTTTAATGTCGGTGGAGATTCAAACTGTAAAACGTCGGCGCAATTATTGCTCAAAAACTCCGATAATGACATCTCTGTTCACATTAATAACTAGGCCGTTAATTATTAAACAGCTAAAGCTAACAACTAGCTAGAAAGTTGCCGTTAAACGTAAAGTTCCATTACCATGGAAACGGTATTCGCGGCTAATTCCTCGCTAGCGTTATGCTGTCGataatttgttgtattttggcGCTTAATTCTTAACCtagttaacattttttaactgtttacgTTAGTTGGATATTTGATTAAGTAAAACTTAAATCGAAATGGTAGCTAAAGTATCGTTAGCGCCGACACTTTGAAATAAGCCGTCAACATCCGCTGTTtgcccccccctccaccccaaCTTTTTATGACGCAACCACGCAACGTGAATGCGTTTACACCGGTGCATGATGGTCATTGTCGTTTTCTATCAGGTCAAcggttgtttgtttattcagggCGGACCCTCTCTTTTCTGCAGGGACcgaggattttgtttttaacattttccgCCCATCATCGATAATCAAAATGGAAACATGGAGATCTGAGAGGTGTAATTAAGTTGCAGCGCTGTCATTATCCTGCACGTCGGCGGCTCCTGGGCAAGGTAAGACGACGGTTTGTTGATTTGCGCTAGCAGGCTAGCTAGGTTAGCTAATATTTGATCgatatttgtgtttgtgaccCCTTACGTTTTCTGGCATTTGTGGATATTGCTTTTTTGCCCGAAGAAAGTATTTCAAGAGGCGAATATAGTAAACAGTCTATATCCATTAATTCAACTTCATCTGAAATGTGTAACACTAACCCCGTCAAGACTAACTGGGTGACCCGGTTTCTTCAGCAGACATTTACATTTAGTCCAAAGTATGTCAGCTTTGATTGAGGTTTTATTGTCTGTGCTTGAGTACATCTTATACTATTGTAGCAACTGTTTTATAGTCAGTGGTAGacgaagtattcagatccttaacctaagtaaaagtactaataccaccctgtgcaaatactttttttcaagtaaagTTCTGAAGTATAAACGGGAACATATatttgaagtattaaaagtaaaagtacccaatgcagaaaaatatcatacaaacaaataaagcacGCCAAAATCTTAAgattgttggaaaaaaaatacaataaaatagaatttaaaaaaaaaaacaattcagaattatttatgaataaaaaaaatcagaattatttaagaaagaaaaaacaatttcaaaattattatgaaaagaaaaattgaaaaacaccccaaatccctcaaagttatgtttttaaaaacacaaataaactctAACatattacaaaagaaaaaacaacaaaataaaaaatagggaaaaaaatagaaaaaacattaccgaaaatctcaaaattattaaagaaaataatgaatacccccaaactgaaatttaataaaataaaataaaaataccttaATATCCAAACAGTTGGTAATTTATTTCCTGTgatgactgattgattaatcaactaagcTTTGCAGCTGTACTTGAATAATTGGTAACTTACTATATAACTAATCATCATATTTTGTAAActcttgtaatgtttttatgcaaaaaatcaaaaattataaAGTAACCATACTAAGTGTTCAGATAAAGTAGTGCAGCAAGAAGTACAAtaattccctctgaaatgtagtaggGTAAAACTATAGAGTCGCATGAAAAGAGGCCTGTAAATAAAAGTAGAAGTACTGAAAATTTGTACATAAGTacatgtacttagttacattcctcCACTGAGCATAATCAAATACGATCAGGAATTTGTAGCTTTGGGCTGTGGAGAGACCCTCCAGTGATACCGGACACCCAGTAGGTGTGGTTTAGGAGACAACATTTATAAGCCCTCCTGTCCTCGCTCTAAAAAGGGGAACAGTTGTTgtggattttcttttgcatcaCAATGCAGAACCActgaattatgttgttttccagGATGAGGGATCTTCAAGCTATTGACAGCTTGCTCCTGAAAGAGTTGAAGTCATGTTGTGCAAAAGAGCACAACTTTCTTCCCAGAGAGGCCGGCCTGAAGCTGATGGAGTTGGCTTCCACGGAGGTAACCCACTGACccactttcatatttttggcTGTCTGTGCACGCTTATGTGCCTCCTAAAACTATCTTCTATTCCGAGCAATGTCTATCTAACATACAGTGGTTTATGATGACAATGCCCTTTGCTCCTTGACCACTGAAATGGCAGCATTTGAAAATTGGATGAGCAATGACTTTTtgaaactgaatgaaaataaaactgagatACTCTTAGTTGGTCCCTAGGCTAAAAATAGATCTAATGTATTGCAAGCTCGTGCATCTGGCTCCTGACATTAAATCATAAGTGACTGCCTTGGCACTATTCTGGATTCAGATATaagttttatttcacacataAAGAAGGTGatcaaaaaagcttttttttccacttaagaAACATTGTTAAGTTACGGTAGTTCTTATCCTATAAAGATGCTGAGAAACatatccatctttttttttgtcttttttccccttctgaAACGGTCAATTGAAAAACTTTGACATTACAGTTATAACCACAACAAGAAAGTGGCAGCATATAACCTACATATTAGCTACACTCCACTCGCTGCTAGTATGTTTTAGAATGGATTTAAAggttctttatttgtttttaacccattgaaatctggattgtcatcagttttttgtgttgcatttagaCACCCTTCACAAGTaactgaccctttgaaaactgagcaaactggttggATTATTGTAGAAAACATGGGTAAATAGGCAATGACTAACTTGGCAAGGAAtaccacaaatttcaagaaattagtaaaaggtgacaagaaaatcaattgcttaaaaatagttttaaaaaagaggggagaattattttaaaaaatatgcaaaagaaaCAGGGAAAATTTCCTGGAAACTctaattataatataaatataatatttaaaattatttgagaaaaagttatatccaaaaatacacacagggTTAAAGCTCTTAATGGTTTGGGAGCAGCCTACACTGCAGACTCTCTGTCGTTCTGTAATCCTTCAAGAGCTCTCAAATCTTCTTATAAATCTTATATGCACAAGAAAAGAGGCAGCACAGCTTTTGTTAAGTATGCTCCAAAATTATGGACCACCCTTCCAGAAGCTAGAGAAACAGCCTCGgtcaaacaacagctgaaaacctatttatttagtctggcttttaatcTGTGTAATTCTTGTAGTTATTACTTGTTACTATTCTGAGTAGTCCCTGTACTTTTGACCttaagttttgtattttgttaaacacagactgtCTTTTCATTGTAtaatcttgttgtttttttgcttttgtgttgcaCTTTTTGTGTGAAGCACTTTAAAACTGCATCCCTTGTGATAAAAGTGCTctgaaaatacagtttattattgttgttttcagaATCACAGTGGAGTGTCTGCGAAATGCAGAGACACCAGAGTGGAGGAACTGTGGGGCCTGACCAGTTTCTTTGGCTACAGCACTCAGACGTTTGTTCAAGCCGTCAGTCTGCTTGATAGATTCCTCACCATTATGAAGGTAGGAATTTAGCAAAGCATCCAAGTGTCATATGTTGTTTCAAGTTTGATATCACGTTCCATCACCAGTATGAAGAAAGCAGGACCACCACAATGACCCTGTTTGACCTTGAATCATGGGGTGTTGACTCAGACTTCACACTGTTGTGTCCCTGCGTCAGGTGCAGCCCAAACACTTGCCCTGTATCGGAGTCGGCTGTCTTCACATCGCAGCCAAAATGGTCGAGGAAGAGAACAATGTCTCACCCACCCATGAACTCATTCGCATCAGCCAAAGCAAGTTCACTGTGTCAGACCTCTGCCGTATGGAGAAGATCATCTCAGAGAAGCTCAGCGTGCAGCCCGAAGCAGTGACAGCCTTAACCTTTCTACACCTCTACTACTCCGCCTTCACTTCCCTGTCTGCTGCAAggtaaacatttcatttctctttttctcgcTCACTCTTGTTAGTTCTGATGCGTTGCTTCAGTTTGCATGGAGTTGGTCAAACAGATTCTGCTTCATGAGCTTTGTACTGGCGGATCACATTAGGATTCCCTCTATATTTTAAGGGAGGAGATCCCAAGCATTGGGAGACTGGAAGCCCAGCTAAAAGCCTGCTTATGCCGGCTTGTTTTCTCTAAAGCGAAAGTAAGCATTGCTCTCAGGTGACAATTTCACAGCATAGCAGCATTCACTTTGACTTGTGGGgtttattaatatgttttttcccctcctttaCAGCCATCAGTGCTGGCGCTGTCCCTCATTGCTCAGGAGTTTGAAGGCCTCCAGTCCATCACCTTGTTGAAGATTGTACAGCAATTCCAAAGACACCTAAAGGTATAATAGTAGGCCAGCAGCAACCAACTATTTTCTCAATTTGTCAATATTTTTGCTCCATTAAGTGTCTACATATAGTGAAAACAACCATCACGAGTTGTTAGTCCtcaaatgtcttattttcttgGACATGCAGTTTGCTGTCCTAGAAgattatgataaaataataattaaaaaaagaaaaaaatcttgacaattttgtatttttttgtcccaATTATGCTTACAAACCTACTTAAACTGTAAATTTAAGAATaagatttctctgtttttaaataaaattctaaatttGTTTTGCCTTTCCAGTAGGTAAACtgatcaaataaacacacataaaaataaaaatacataaatgcaaaaatataaaacaacatttaaccaaacaacaaatgcatattACACACACTATAAATCACACCAGACACTACGAAAGGTGGatgcattgcaaaaaaaatctattactATAATATCAAATTGTAGcaaataaatgttatatttagtGACTAATCGAGTTATTGTAGCAGCTCTAATATAATACTTCCATATGGCTCCTCATGGTGATGTTAAATTTATGTTGTCAATAGATAATCATCAAGACTTTTATGATTCTCTGGACTGGTGAGATTCTAAAATGTATCTTTAGTGTTACTATTTTAGCACCACGCTGTGTTTTAAGATGTATTGAGCAGCATTTATGTCCCTAATGTGGCTATCATGCTGAGGTTGTGTTTGCGTACTTTTTCAGTTCCATAATTTCTTGCATCTCTTGACTCGTGCTTCAATTGTGCAATGTGGCACGACGGTGTCAGTGCCTGATCACGTGCAGTTATGGCACGTATGTGGAAAAACACGTGTTGATGAcagcaaattttatttttgtctgcaGCCTCTCAGAtgtttcctgtttgtctttATTCACAGATCAGTGACAGCGAGCTCCTCCACTGGAAGGAACTTGTGGCCAAATGCATGACTGAATACCGCTCGAGCGAATGTAACAAACCAGATAACAAAAAGCTCGTTTGGATCGTTTCCAGGAGAACAGCGCAGAATCTTCAGGCCAATCACTTCAGTGTGCCCGACCTGCCAACTATTCCTGAGGGGAGCTGGGACGAGAGTGAGAGGTTAATaatccaagtttttttttaaacttcccTCACGTTTATTTCAAACTATGCTGTGATGGTGAGATATTTACAAAAAAGGCATTCCTGAATGCAAACAGACTAATTTTTAAGTCCTCAAATTCATGACTGAGAAAGGTCACACCTTCCTAAAAGTAATTCACTAAACTGGTTACATTTTAGAGTTGAACGAGAACCATGAATGGTAACAGTCTCGCCAACCTCAGCCTCAATTTGCAACAATTTAGTGAATCACTCTGACCTTATTAGTACCTTAGTTAATATcgcttttgtctttttaccgAATCCCTCTTCTTGAGCTCTTCATAGAGGGAATTAAAGCTGTGGAATCCCACAtacagagtgagaaacacaaaatgactaataaaaCTCACCAATAAATGCGAGGTCTTTCCCAAATCTAACTagatctaactttttcactggaccaaaaatgtaatgttttatgttacagtaaactCTTACTCTTAACTGTGTGTTGATTCAttgttcaggttttgttttttaaattttgtttgttttgtttttttccttccagtttttgttttttgtaaaagaagTCTTAAATTAAACTTGAGCAGCATTAaaagaagtcttaaaaagttttaaattaaattttcctTAAGCTGAAGGAACCCTGACACAACGTTTTCCATCTGTTCGCTCATTGATTTGCTCGTTGTTTGAGCTCTCCTCTGAAGCTCCTCTGAGTATTaatctcctcctctcatctcgTAGTGAGGACTCCTGTGAGGACATGAGCTGTGGAGAAGACAGCCCATTCGGCTCGCCAGGAAGTGACGGCGAAGGGTCCTTCTTTCCCTCCACCTTTCTCAACCGCAAAAAGTAACAAGTCCTTATTGTACGGTAGCGACAGATGTGTATTTTATCTCTGAGCTGTTTCTGATTTAAGGTGGTCGCCATGTTTCAGAGCAAACTTTCACTTTGTCATGCCAGCGTCGGTACGACAGGAGTCCGGTTTCTGTCATTAAGTGCCTGTGTTAATTCAGTTTACTGTCTCttactttaatgttaaaaaaacatatcgtataaatgcaaatgtaaaattgCAGTATCTTGGCAGCTCAATAGTAATGCATCTGAATGTCTTTTTCCAagatgttctgtgtgtgttcgttTTTGTCCGAGCTCGGGACATTCCAGGAAAAGCAGTGAAGCACAACGGACAACTTGTGTATGTCGGTCATGAGGTACTCTTACTGTTGAATACCAGCTAACACTAGCACATCctcaatctttttttaaaacctgtttttatACTCAAGACCATTTCCATagatacagtatacagtatatgttcaCAATCCTAATGTGACTTATAGGACCTTGTAGTGTGGAAATATCCGACTGTATTATGCATGGATACATGGAAATATGTGATTATGAATGGACGTTTACCAAAATAAGCTTACTGtaaagaaaatctttaaaaaaaatgtatataacttgtaaaaaaaaaggaggaaaaaaatgtattgtgttgTGAATGCTACATAatgtgtgctgtgtttggatATAATGTGGAATATGTTGGAAGGGTCAGAAATAATCcctccaaataaaaaaagaagtgatttCTAtcatttagatgtttttttctgtttaaatctgccactttttttcagttcttttaGTGTTCACACTCGTATTTAAACTGAATATTGTCTGATCGGCAATaagcagaggaaaagagaggtAGTATCATCGATACTGCACGTTTACCCATCGTGACCAACCTGAAACACTGACTTATTCCATTTGTGTGTTAAAGAGTCGTAAACTTAACAACTTTAACATTATCTGACTTTatgaaatttcaaattttgtgtgacaaacacaaaccacaaaccACATCTGCAGTATTGTAGTTAATGTGCAATATTTACCCCTGACATGTAGTGGAAGTATAAAgtaagtaaagtacaaatacctcaaataTACTCAAGTAATGCTCAGAGAAAGGCGAAAATCAGAGGATTTGACTGCTCTGATCTTTCCCCTCCCTATCTCTCTTGTTTCATTCAATTCATTACTTTATGCTGAGAGCTGCGGAGAAGCCTggttcattgtgtgtgtgtgcgtgtgcgtgcgtgtgtgtgtgtgcgagtgtgtgtgagggggtgGGGGAGGGAGGTGgcgatgctgctgctgctggtggaggaggaggacggggcTTGTCTTTTAGCTGGCTGGATGTGTTGACACGCATCTCTGCTCCATCTCCATGATTAAACCGGCAGCCTGGAGAGGAGTCGCAGCGGCGCGTGAAACagcagtagaagaagaagaagaagaagaagaagaagaagaagaagaagaaggggcAGAGGCAGTTTGGGGGAATGAGAGCAAACCGAGCCGACGCATCTTCAACATGCAGCCGACTACCACCAGCAGCCGTCCATTTTACACCATTATATGAGCCCATGAGCGCCAGTTTGTCTGTGTCTTGCAGACTGGCAGTGTGCAGATCCGGCGATGACAACATAGGCCAACGCCTCGCTGCAGCTTCATACAGGGAATGAAAACACTCCCAAGATGGTCCGCATCGCCAAGGCCCTGGGTTTGGTTATTCTGTGCGTCGCTGTGCTCATCCTGTCGCTCATCAGCTATGTGTCCCTGAGAAAAGACagcctcttctcctcctctaaATATTACATGGGGGGCCCGAGGATTATGTTCCACGCGGGATTTCGGTGAGTGATAATTGTAATTAATATGTGATGCAGGTTATTATAAATGTAAACAGAGAGGAGTCaggccttgtgtgtgtgtgtgcgtgcgcgcgcgcgcgcgcgcgcgtgtgtgtgcgcgcgatTCAACCTGGATGTGATGCGCGAGCCCCTTTCCCTCAATTTGGGCCAAATGCTTCCTGTCAGCCAAACAGTGAGCTGTCCGAGGTGCTGATGTTGCTGCCTGGGACGATGCATGACGTGACTTATAGTACAGAGAAGTACTTGTACTGTAAACGTTTGCATCATTTATCAGCAACATCACgtcccttttttgtgtgtggttcaaaagtacatttactcaagtactgcagtTATGTACAGTTTTGAAGTACTTCCTCCCTACATTTCAGGGTAATCTGCCAGTTATAGTtagtttaaatattaatattttacacatataaaatatattgtttgcTTACAGTAGTTGAAAATAGCTAGGCAGTATGAGTACATTTACGCCTACTGTACTggatgacatcagttttctttggaTGCGTTTCGCATTCAAACCTGAGAATtggtttgtttccttttgtaaaatagggaaaatgaaatgaaatggcAATAAAAGTCACTGCAATTGCACATAAAAAgattccagaaaactatatttagaaatgttataattatatatatgttaaaaaataaactgtacaaAATCAGACATCTTAGattccacatatttttttaaacaagcacaAGTGACAGACTAAAATTGAAGataaaggaaatattttttgtcttttgtattcattgtctcttttcttgtttCCAATTTTAGCTGCATTGCATTAATTCTAAtcttaatttcacttttgttttaatgtctgtaAAGCACTCTGTAAACCTGTGTTTGAAATATGCTATAAAAAGTTTAGTAATATTATGATTAatactgaaattttaaaaaacaacaagatcaaaacaagcagacagtacttaaaatgtatatgcaaaaaaaccctttttaaaCAGGGGATGAAGTAATCTCATGTGTAGGATGTAATGgtatctagtggtgaggttgcagattttGAGGACGGTTTGAACTACGGTGGCCGACACGAAGACATAGAAAAAGCGAACCGCCTAGAGCCACTtaggtttgtccattctgggttactgtagaaaaaacatgGCGGACTCTGGACCTTCTCCCTCTCCCAGCCGCTAAATTCATAAATCTAAACGGCTCATTCCagggtaacgaaaacacaacaacacaacgtttcaggtgattataaactgatgaaaatatagttatgaatattatacacAATTTCTGTCTAATTATACACACTGagcttttgaaaaaacatatgACGCAGTGCTAGCCTGCTAATCTAGTAGCCTAGCTAACGTTACAAAGCATCTAAAATTTGCTCCACAATGACAAACTATACCATTAAAATACTCTTACATTATTAATTAGTGATAGAAACAGAATAATTTATtctttaataatataaaaatatcaaaggaACCATTCTGTATTATAGGTTGttatattttagatattttatgtattctggctaacgttagctaatgatatgtatttacatttattagcctacgtaacattttaaatgcattattttttgaaatggtGTATTTTTACTGTGGTATTTACACTTAAACTTAAGTGAAAGATAAGAATAattcttccaccactgtcagCTTATATAATATTATGCATTTATAGACAAAACTATACCCTAACGTCTATATAACCTTGTGAACATGAATTCCCCACCTACAAATGTATTAGAATAAATAATGGGCTTCACTCTCTGAAGCAAAGGTTGGCTGAGTTGTAGATTTTGGCTTTATTAATTTTGATAAATAGTTTATGAATTGGCCAATGTTAATTCTTTCTATACTGCAGCTATAAATGTTGGTAATTCATCACCCATAAACAAAGAGTTTTTAATCCATCTAATCTGCTGTTGTAAATGTCagtaaatagtcaataaatggattttgGAGCAAATCCAGTGCAGCTCCTTTCCGGATGTTATAAGAGGTCCAAATGGTCTGGACAGTCAGAAGAATTTCAGACAGCCTGGCAACCAAAATGTCAGACTAATGAATTAGAGTTGAATTAATTGGTTCAGATTATTAAAATGGGTTCAGGTTTACTCTAAAACTGTGTTCCAGAGTTAAACAGCTGTTGCATTTGAAAggttaaaaagtatttaatgtaactattttttaaaacacaaagaatcCTAATTTGATGATCTCCAGAGTATGTGAACATGCCAAACATCAATGCTTCTTGGAAACTTCATGAAAAACTCACTCTCAGAACCAGGACAGATTTGTGTGGATGTCTTGTTTAAATACATTGAATCCCCTTTaagacaagacaaacaaaagcaaataatgAAGTTTTTCACAGTGTTGTCTCATATTTTTGTTATGATTGTTATTTACAGGTCTCAGTTTGCCATGAACTTCCTGGACCCGTCCTTCATCCCCTTAACAAATGCCCTGAACGAGGAGCTCCAAGGAAAACCGTCCAAATGGAAGTTCAACAAGACGGCATTTTATCAGCAGAGGTGAGAGTTTTTAATCAGCTATTTTATACTTATAGATTTCTCCCTCCTTTTGGATAGCTGTTGTCCTAAGGGATAAGGGCTTTTTCAGACTCCTTTTTTGGGGATT from Plectropomus leopardus isolate mb chromosome 6, YSFRI_Pleo_2.0, whole genome shotgun sequence carries:
- the LOC121944341 gene encoding cyclin-G2-like isoform X2; translated protein: MRDLQAIDSLLLKELKSCCAKEHNFLPREAGLKLMELASTENHSGVSAKCRDTRVEELWGLTSFFGYSTQTFVQAVSLLDRFLTIMKVQPKHLPCIGVGCLHIAAKMVEEENNVSPTHELIRISQSKFTVSDLCRMEKIISEKLSVQPEAVTALTFLHLYYSAFTSLSAAREEIPSIGRLEAQLKACLCRLVFSKAKPSVLALSLIAQEFEGLQSITLLKIVQQFQRHLKISDSELLHWKELVAKCMTEYRSSECNKPDNKKLVWIVSRRTAQNLQANHFSVPDLPTIPEGSWDESESEDSCEDMSCGEDSPFGSPGSDGEGSFFPSTFLNRKK
- the LOC121944341 gene encoding cyclin-G2-like isoform X1 produces the protein MLFSRMRDLQAIDSLLLKELKSCCAKEHNFLPREAGLKLMELASTENHSGVSAKCRDTRVEELWGLTSFFGYSTQTFVQAVSLLDRFLTIMKVQPKHLPCIGVGCLHIAAKMVEEENNVSPTHELIRISQSKFTVSDLCRMEKIISEKLSVQPEAVTALTFLHLYYSAFTSLSAAREEIPSIGRLEAQLKACLCRLVFSKAKPSVLALSLIAQEFEGLQSITLLKIVQQFQRHLKISDSELLHWKELVAKCMTEYRSSECNKPDNKKLVWIVSRRTAQNLQANHFSVPDLPTIPEGSWDESESEDSCEDMSCGEDSPFGSPGSDGEGSFFPSTFLNRKK